Proteins from one Microbacterium sp. Root553 genomic window:
- the glmM gene encoding phosphoglucosamine mutase: protein MPIFGTDGVRGLANGILTADLALTLAQATAVVLGQGRTAEARKAEGKRLTAVVARDPRVSGHFLTAAVAAGLASSGVDVLEAGVIPTPALAFLVADRDADFGVMISASHNEAPDNGIKIFARGGRKLPDLVEQRIEAAMGGEKLRPTGAGVGRIDRFSDAEDRYVVHLLGSLPNRLNGLKVVLDCANGAASGVSPETFRDAGADVTVIGADPDGWNINDGVGSTHLDNLAEAVVRLGADIGIAHDGDADRCLAVDAEGKHIDGDQIMAILAVSMKERGHLTDDTLVATVMSNLGLHIAMREHGITVRQTAVGDRYVLEDMNEGGYALGGEQSGHVIMSEYATTGDGLLTGLHLVAEMARQKKSIAELAAVMTVYPQVLINVRGVDKDAVDSDEVVQAAVRDVVAELGETGRVLLRKSGTEPLVRVMVEAADADSAHTYAERLVDVVRERLSL, encoded by the coding sequence ATGCCGATCTTTGGCACGGACGGCGTGCGAGGGCTTGCCAATGGCATCCTCACCGCCGACCTCGCGCTCACCCTGGCCCAGGCGACTGCCGTCGTCCTGGGCCAGGGCCGTACTGCGGAGGCTCGCAAGGCCGAAGGCAAGCGGCTCACGGCCGTCGTGGCCCGCGACCCCCGAGTCTCCGGTCACTTCCTGACGGCCGCCGTCGCGGCCGGTCTCGCCTCCTCCGGCGTGGATGTGCTCGAGGCCGGCGTCATCCCGACGCCGGCGCTCGCCTTCCTCGTCGCCGATCGTGATGCGGACTTCGGCGTGATGATCTCCGCCTCGCACAACGAGGCACCAGACAACGGGATCAAGATCTTCGCGCGCGGCGGAAGAAAGCTCCCCGACCTCGTCGAGCAGCGCATCGAGGCCGCCATGGGCGGCGAGAAGCTGCGCCCGACCGGCGCAGGCGTCGGTCGCATCGACCGTTTCTCCGACGCCGAGGACCGCTACGTCGTGCATCTGCTCGGCTCGCTGCCGAACCGCCTGAACGGACTCAAGGTCGTTCTCGACTGCGCCAACGGCGCGGCATCGGGCGTCTCTCCGGAGACGTTCCGGGATGCCGGCGCCGACGTCACCGTCATCGGCGCGGACCCCGACGGGTGGAACATCAACGACGGAGTCGGATCCACCCACCTCGACAACCTCGCCGAGGCCGTCGTGCGTCTCGGCGCTGACATCGGCATCGCCCACGACGGCGACGCCGACCGCTGCCTGGCCGTGGACGCCGAGGGCAAGCACATCGACGGCGACCAGATCATGGCGATCCTCGCGGTGTCGATGAAGGAGCGCGGACATCTCACCGACGACACCCTCGTCGCGACGGTCATGAGCAACCTCGGGCTGCACATCGCCATGCGCGAGCACGGGATCACCGTGCGGCAGACCGCGGTCGGCGACCGCTACGTGCTCGAGGACATGAACGAGGGCGGCTACGCGCTCGGCGGCGAGCAGTCCGGACACGTCATCATGAGCGAGTACGCCACCACGGGTGACGGTCTGCTCACCGGGCTGCACCTGGTCGCCGAGATGGCCCGGCAGAAGAAGTCCATCGCCGAGCTCGCCGCCGTCATGACGGTGTACCCGCAGGTTCTCATCAACGTCCGCGGCGTCGACAAGGATGCCGTCGACTCCGACGAGGTCGTGCAGGCCGCGGTTCGCGACGTCGTCGCCGAACTCGGAGAGACGGGCCGCGTGCTGCTGCGCAAGTCCGGCACCGAGCCGCTCGTGCGCGTGATGGTCGAAGCGGCGGACGCCGACTCGGCGCACACCTACGCCGAGCGCCTGGTCGACGTGGTGCGGGAGCGTCTCTCGCTCTGA
- the rpsI gene encoding 30S ribosomal protein S9, translating into MADIQDTTETPQNFSTSTPETDAVEAAPRPVLSVPGAAVGRRKQAIARVRLVPGSGTITVNGRTLEDYFPNKLHQQLINDPFTILNLAGGYDVIARISGGGPSGQAGALRLGIARSLNGIDEENNRPTLKKAGFLSRDARVKERKKAGLKKARKAPQYSKR; encoded by the coding sequence GTGGCTGACATCCAGGACACCACCGAAACCCCCCAGAACTTCTCGACGTCGACTCCCGAGACCGACGCAGTCGAGGCGGCTCCCCGCCCCGTGCTCAGCGTCCCGGGTGCCGCTGTCGGCCGTCGCAAGCAGGCCATCGCCCGCGTGCGTCTCGTCCCCGGCTCGGGAACGATCACGGTCAACGGCCGCACGCTCGAGGACTACTTCCCGAACAAGCTGCACCAGCAGCTGATCAACGACCCGTTCACGATCCTCAACCTCGCCGGTGGATACGACGTCATCGCGCGCATCTCCGGTGGTGGCCCCTCGGGCCAGGCCGGCGCGCTGCGTCTCGGCATCGCCCGTTCGCTGAACGGCATCGACGAGGAGAACAACCGTCCGACCCTGAAGAAGGCCGGCTTCCTCTCGCGCGACGCGCGCGTCAAGGAGCGCAAGAAGGCTGGACTCAAGAAGGCCCGTAAGGCGCCTCAGTACTCGAAGCGTTAA
- the rplM gene encoding 50S ribosomal protein L13 — MTRTYTPKAGEVQRDWVVIDATDVVLGRLASHAATLLRGKHKPTFANHIDSGDFVIIVNADKVALTGQKLQKKLAYRHSGYPGGLKSVTYAELMEKNPVRAVEKAIRGMLPKNSIGRQQLSKLKVYVGGEHPHAAQQPKTYTLDQVAQ, encoded by the coding sequence GTGACGCGCACTTACACTCCGAAGGCCGGCGAGGTCCAGCGTGACTGGGTCGTCATCGACGCCACTGACGTCGTTCTCGGCCGCCTGGCTTCGCACGCCGCTACGCTCCTGCGTGGCAAGCACAAGCCCACCTTCGCCAACCACATCGACTCGGGTGACTTCGTCATCATCGTGAACGCCGACAAGGTCGCGCTCACGGGTCAGAAGCTCCAGAAGAAGCTGGCCTACCGTCACTCGGGTTACCCGGGCGGCCTGAAGTCGGTCACCTACGCCGAGCTGATGGAGAAGAACCCGGTCCGAGCCGTGGAGAAGGCCATCCGCGGCATGCTCCCCAAGAACAGCATCGGCCGTCAGCAGCTGTCGAAGCTCAAGGTCTACGTCGGTGGCGAGCACCCGCACGCTGCGCAGCAGCCGAAGACGTACACCCTCGACCAGGTCGCCCAGTAA
- a CDS encoding endonuclease/exonuclease/phosphatase family protein: MKVISYNLQKHRAASELVALVSEHDPDILCLQECDVADLPESIGDLILADATQANRLGLAMFYRASEFHLQGIRTIELKKSLHDRIAKPAHERVLGARLRDIDAGREFIAASFHAAPLTALNSLRRHQIRAALTELATLGEGLPQLMVGDYNYPVFKENLGKTVREHGYALTMSDDHTYTRYRVFRGHYDFATSVGFEIQRVTTLPQGLSDHRPILVTTRFD, translated from the coding sequence ATGAAGGTCATCTCCTACAACCTGCAGAAGCACAGAGCCGCGAGTGAACTCGTGGCTCTCGTCTCGGAGCACGATCCCGACATCCTGTGTCTGCAGGAATGCGACGTGGCCGACCTTCCGGAGTCCATCGGCGACCTGATCCTCGCCGACGCCACCCAGGCGAACAGGCTGGGTCTGGCGATGTTCTATCGGGCCAGCGAGTTCCACCTGCAGGGCATCCGGACGATCGAGCTGAAGAAGTCCCTGCACGACCGCATCGCCAAGCCCGCGCACGAGCGCGTGCTGGGGGCGAGGCTGCGCGACATCGACGCAGGCCGGGAGTTCATCGCCGCGTCCTTCCACGCCGCGCCGCTGACCGCGCTCAACTCGCTGCGCCGTCACCAGATCCGCGCGGCGCTGACCGAGCTCGCCACTCTCGGCGAGGGGCTTCCCCAGCTGATGGTCGGGGACTACAACTACCCGGTGTTCAAGGAGAACCTCGGCAAGACGGTGCGTGAGCACGGCTACGCGCTCACGATGAGCGACGATCACACGTACACGCGGTACCGCGTGTTCCGCGGCCACTACGACTTCGCGACCTCGGTCGGGTTCGAGATCCAGCGCGTGACGACATTGCCGCAGGGGCTGAGCGACCATCGCCCGATCCTCGTCACCACGCGGTTCGACTGA
- a CDS encoding MFS transporter, with translation MNVSQTAPTDAPLGRDKNIRRTAWAGIIGSVVEYYDFTLFGLAAALVFGPLFFPDADPATQIISSLLTFAIGYLGRPIGGILFSHFGDRIGRKPMLVTTLMLMGVATLAIGLLPTYAQVGLWAPVLLALCRILQGMGAGAEYVGSLVMMAESGDRTRLGLRVALPGMGVFGGIVIATGVFALISLLPQDALLSWGWRVPFFASIVTLGIGMWIRTGINETEEFLAVKATGRVVRFPLAEAVRHQWREILIGFGVNGPYLAFSSLTQVYLLSYLTGTLGYPASFGLVANLVSSALAIGIVPLAGHLGDRLGRRRVWLFGCGVFAIFGSLAFPLLATGSELVIVLTMVLGISLGLATLYATQGAILTALFDPQYRLSAVVLVREPTAALIAGPTPAFAAWLVLTAGGSAWPVTIFFLVTALVAAGTVLFAWKQLGRVESR, from the coding sequence ATGAACGTTTCGCAGACGGCACCAACGGACGCCCCTCTCGGGCGCGACAAGAACATCCGCCGCACCGCGTGGGCCGGGATCATCGGAAGTGTGGTCGAGTACTACGACTTCACTCTCTTCGGACTCGCGGCAGCCCTGGTGTTCGGCCCGCTGTTCTTCCCCGACGCCGACCCCGCGACCCAGATCATCAGCTCGCTGCTGACCTTCGCGATCGGCTACCTGGGCCGCCCCATCGGGGGCATCCTGTTCAGCCATTTCGGCGACCGCATCGGGCGCAAGCCCATGCTGGTGACAACGCTAATGCTGATGGGCGTCGCGACCCTGGCGATAGGCCTGCTGCCCACGTATGCGCAGGTCGGGCTGTGGGCGCCGGTGCTCCTCGCACTGTGCCGAATCCTGCAGGGCATGGGAGCCGGAGCGGAGTATGTCGGCTCACTCGTCATGATGGCCGAGTCCGGAGACCGCACACGTCTCGGCCTGCGCGTCGCACTCCCCGGGATGGGCGTGTTCGGCGGAATCGTGATCGCGACCGGCGTCTTCGCCCTGATCTCCCTGCTCCCCCAGGATGCGCTCCTGAGTTGGGGGTGGCGTGTCCCGTTCTTCGCGAGCATCGTCACCCTCGGCATCGGGATGTGGATCCGCACCGGCATCAACGAGACAGAGGAATTCCTCGCGGTCAAGGCGACAGGGCGCGTCGTACGGTTCCCCCTCGCCGAAGCCGTCCGACACCAGTGGCGCGAGATCCTCATCGGCTTCGGTGTCAACGGGCCGTACTTGGCGTTCTCCTCCCTGACCCAGGTCTACCTTTTGTCCTATCTCACGGGAACCCTGGGCTACCCGGCATCGTTCGGGCTCGTCGCCAACCTCGTCTCCTCCGCGCTCGCCATCGGGATCGTGCCCCTGGCCGGCCACCTCGGGGACCGACTCGGACGCCGCCGAGTATGGCTGTTCGGGTGCGGCGTCTTCGCGATCTTCGGCTCCCTCGCCTTCCCTCTGCTCGCGACAGGAAGCGAACTCGTCATCGTCCTGACGATGGTCCTCGGCATCTCCCTCGGCCTCGCCACCCTCTACGCCACCCAGGGCGCGATCCTCACGGCGCTGTTCGACCCTCAGTACCGGCTCTCCGCGGTGGTCCTCGTACGAGAACCCACCGCCGCCCTCATCGCCGGTCCCACCCCGGCCTTCGCCGCGTGGCTCGTCCTCACCGCAGGCGGTTCTGCGTGGCCGGTCACCATCTTCTTCCTCGTCACCGCACTCGTCGCAGCTGGAACCGTGCTCTTCGCCTGGAAGCAGCTGGGACGCGTCGAGTCCCGCTGA
- the truA gene encoding tRNA pseudouridine(38-40) synthase TruA, producing MRIRLDIAYDGTHFRGWAKQPTLRTVQGTLEAALARIVGSDVQFVVAGRTDAGVHAQGQVAHVDLDEEQWARIESRQGRTPQDPAASIARRMRGVLSAYSDVSVTRSSIAPEGFDARFSAVWRRYRYRLADEAAAYDPIRRHDTTSHRGILDESAMDAAARTLIGLHDFAAYCKPREEATTIRTLLDYRWIRDAQGVLVAEVKADAFCHSMVRALVGACAAVGEGRLDVDDLVVLRDALTRTSEFKVLAARGLTLTEVGYPADELLSTRAEQTRARRDRTSA from the coding sequence GTGCGCATCCGGCTCGACATCGCCTATGACGGCACCCACTTCCGCGGGTGGGCCAAGCAGCCGACCCTGCGCACCGTGCAGGGAACCCTCGAGGCGGCGCTCGCGCGCATCGTCGGCTCCGACGTGCAGTTCGTGGTCGCCGGCCGCACGGATGCCGGAGTGCACGCCCAGGGGCAGGTGGCGCACGTCGACCTCGACGAGGAGCAGTGGGCGCGCATCGAGTCGCGACAGGGCCGCACCCCGCAGGATCCGGCGGCCTCCATCGCCCGGCGCATGCGCGGTGTCCTCAGTGCCTACTCCGACGTGAGCGTGACACGCAGCTCGATCGCTCCCGAGGGGTTCGATGCGCGCTTCTCCGCCGTGTGGCGGCGCTATCGCTACCGGCTCGCCGACGAAGCCGCCGCCTACGACCCGATTCGCCGCCATGACACGACGTCGCACCGCGGCATCCTCGACGAGAGCGCGATGGATGCTGCGGCGCGGACGCTCATCGGACTCCACGACTTCGCGGCGTACTGCAAGCCGCGCGAGGAGGCGACGACCATCCGCACCCTGCTCGACTACCGCTGGATCAGGGATGCGCAGGGCGTGCTGGTCGCCGAGGTCAAAGCCGATGCCTTCTGTCACAGCATGGTCAGAGCGCTTGTCGGCGCATGCGCGGCGGTGGGCGAGGGCCGCCTCGACGTCGACGACCTCGTCGTGCTGCGCGACGCGCTCACCCGCACCAGCGAATTCAAGGTGCTGGCAGCGAGGGGCCTGACGCTCACCGAGGTCGGGTACCCCGCCGACGAGCTGCTCTCCACCAGGGCGGAGCAGACTCGCGCTCGCCGCGACCGGACGAGCGCATGA
- a CDS encoding APC family permease codes for MSATTPIHLERPDGKGLATGSLGLWGSTVIGLASTAPVYSLVATLGFVVLAVGAQAPIAFIIAFVPMLLIAFAYRELNNAVPDCGTTFTWGTKAFGPWVGWMGGWGVAVAGMVVLANLAQIASVYFWSLIGFDLENNDWRIILVAVLFIAAMTWVSWRGVEIGERIQNILLGIQYLALAIFVVAALWQFFGGTAPDPTPFDLEWLNPFAFTDWSGFTEAILLALFIYWGWDTCLALNEETKDPKKIPGRAALLTTVILLFTYVGVTIAAMMYAGLGDTGTGLGNEANADDFFLAIKDGLLGPFGWMLVVAVIISAVSSTQTTILPTARGTLAMGVYRALPAKFKEVHPTFKTPSFSTVVMGVVASAYYVGMTLISDNILQDSILSLGLAIAFYYAITGFACVWYFRKDLTSSARDFFFKGLFPLLGGLMLTGAFVQSAIDMWDVDYGYTVLFGIGGTFVIGIGSLAIGLVLMFAWYLFPRSKRFFRGESLNRDTQVMVPDEPGDLIRSIDGGI; via the coding sequence ATGTCAGCTACGACGCCGATCCATCTCGAACGCCCCGACGGCAAGGGGCTCGCCACCGGTTCGCTGGGCCTGTGGGGGTCCACCGTCATCGGTCTCGCGTCCACTGCGCCGGTGTACTCGCTGGTCGCGACGCTCGGATTCGTGGTGCTCGCCGTCGGAGCGCAGGCGCCGATCGCCTTCATCATCGCCTTCGTGCCGATGCTCCTCATCGCGTTCGCCTACCGCGAGCTCAACAACGCGGTGCCCGACTGCGGGACGACGTTCACCTGGGGGACGAAGGCGTTCGGTCCCTGGGTGGGCTGGATGGGCGGCTGGGGCGTCGCCGTCGCCGGCATGGTCGTGCTCGCGAACCTCGCCCAGATCGCGTCGGTGTACTTCTGGTCGCTGATCGGATTCGATCTCGAGAACAACGACTGGCGGATCATCCTCGTCGCGGTGCTCTTCATCGCCGCCATGACGTGGGTGAGCTGGCGCGGTGTCGAGATCGGCGAACGCATCCAGAACATCCTTCTCGGCATCCAGTACCTTGCTCTGGCGATCTTCGTCGTGGCCGCGCTGTGGCAGTTCTTCGGAGGCACGGCCCCCGATCCCACGCCGTTCGACCTCGAGTGGCTGAACCCGTTCGCCTTCACCGACTGGTCGGGCTTCACCGAGGCGATCCTGCTCGCGCTCTTCATCTACTGGGGCTGGGACACCTGTCTCGCCCTCAACGAGGAGACGAAGGACCCGAAGAAGATCCCGGGGCGTGCCGCACTGCTGACGACCGTCATCCTGCTGTTCACCTACGTGGGCGTCACGATCGCGGCGATGATGTACGCGGGACTCGGCGACACGGGGACGGGCCTGGGCAACGAGGCCAATGCCGACGACTTCTTCCTCGCGATCAAGGACGGCCTGCTCGGGCCGTTCGGCTGGATGCTGGTCGTCGCCGTGATCATCTCGGCGGTCTCCTCCACGCAGACGACGATCCTCCCGACCGCACGCGGAACCCTCGCGATGGGGGTCTACCGCGCACTGCCCGCGAAGTTCAAGGAGGTGCACCCCACCTTCAAGACGCCGTCGTTCTCGACCGTCGTCATGGGTGTCGTCGCCTCGGCCTACTACGTCGGGATGACCCTGATCAGCGACAACATCCTGCAGGACTCGATCCTGTCGCTGGGACTCGCGATCGCGTTCTACTACGCCATCACCGGTTTCGCCTGCGTCTGGTACTTCCGTAAGGACCTCACCTCGTCGGCGCGCGACTTCTTCTTCAAGGGTCTATTCCCGCTGCTCGGAGGCCTCATGCTCACGGGCGCCTTCGTGCAGTCGGCCATCGACATGTGGGACGTCGACTACGGCTACACCGTCCTCTTCGGCATCGGCGGCACCTTCGTGATCGGCATCGGCTCGCTCGCCATCGGACTCGTGCTCATGTTCGCCTGGTACCTGTTCCCGCGGTCGAAGCGGTTCTTCCGTGGCGAGAGCCTCAACCGCGACACCCAGGTGATGGTGCCGGACGAGCCGGGCGATCTCATCCGCTCGATCGACGGCGGAATCTGA
- a CDS encoding winged helix-turn-helix transcriptional regulator — protein sequence MTVSYAQIRESTPQVFEPGCSTRVVLDHVMSKWGVLVLSSLSDGTQRWGELRREVGGISEKMLASTLRTLADDGLVHRESFPTVPPHVEYSLTPLGRDLMQRMLPLVEWVADHADAMTGRA from the coding sequence GTGACGGTTAGTTATGCGCAGATCCGGGAATCCACGCCGCAGGTCTTCGAGCCCGGGTGCAGCACGCGGGTCGTCCTTGACCACGTGATGAGCAAATGGGGTGTGCTCGTGCTGTCGTCGCTGTCGGACGGCACCCAGCGCTGGGGCGAGCTGCGGCGCGAGGTGGGCGGGATCAGCGAGAAGATGCTCGCGTCGACTCTGCGCACGCTCGCCGACGATGGCCTCGTGCATCGTGAGTCGTTCCCGACCGTGCCTCCGCATGTCGAATACAGCCTGACGCCGCTCGGACGTGATCTCATGCAGCGGATGCTCCCTCTCGTCGAGTGGGTGGCCGATCATGCCGACGCGATGACGGGGCGGGCCTAG
- a CDS encoding SDR family oxidoreductase, translating to MTILVTGATGNLGRLVIASLLERGADPQSIVAGARDVAKAADLGVRVAHLDYAEPATIAAALDGVDSVLLISGSEVGQRTAQHRAVIDAATDAGVTKFVYTSAPKATTSDLVLAPEHKATEELIVASGLPSVILRNNWYTENYAADLSRASETGVLAAGAGSGRVASASRKDFADAAAVVLLEDGHLGQVYELGGDVAWSYDDLAAAIAEISGREVVYHSLTPDEQREGLLAAGLDEGTAGFVVALDAGIASGALGDTDGTLSRLIGRPTTPLVDGLRAIA from the coding sequence ATGACCATCCTCGTCACCGGCGCGACCGGCAATCTCGGACGCCTCGTCATCGCCAGCCTGCTCGAGCGCGGAGCGGACCCCCAGTCGATCGTCGCCGGCGCCCGCGACGTCGCGAAGGCCGCCGACCTGGGTGTGCGGGTCGCTCACCTCGACTACGCGGAGCCTGCGACGATCGCCGCCGCACTCGACGGCGTCGACTCGGTGCTGCTGATCTCGGGCTCGGAGGTCGGCCAGCGCACTGCCCAGCACCGGGCGGTCATCGACGCCGCGACGGATGCGGGTGTCACCAAGTTCGTGTACACCAGCGCCCCCAAGGCCACCACGAGCGACCTCGTGCTCGCACCCGAGCACAAGGCCACCGAGGAGCTCATCGTCGCCTCGGGTCTGCCGTCCGTGATCCTGCGGAACAACTGGTACACCGAGAACTACGCCGCGGACCTCTCCCGCGCATCCGAGACCGGCGTGCTCGCCGCCGGCGCGGGGTCCGGACGTGTGGCCTCGGCCAGCCGCAAGGACTTCGCCGACGCCGCCGCCGTGGTGCTGCTCGAAGACGGCCACCTCGGTCAGGTGTACGAACTCGGCGGCGACGTCGCCTGGAGCTACGACGATCTCGCCGCGGCCATCGCCGAGATCTCCGGCCGTGAGGTCGTCTACCACTCGCTGACGCCCGACGAGCAGCGCGAAGGCCTCCTGGCCGCCGGCCTCGACGAGGGCACGGCAGGATTCGTCGTCGCCCTCGACGCGGGAATCGCCTCCGGCGCACTCGGCGACACCGACGGCACCCTCTCCCGCCTCATCGGTCGGCCGACCACGCCGCTGGTGGACGGCCTGCGCGCGATCGCCTGA
- a CDS encoding Asp23/Gls24 family envelope stress response protein: MTDEYEHEHEHDTPEVHDTPEAQGAPEAQEVPEVHDTPEDQGVPEVPEAQGTPDVEVRELGLEPGDLDGHTLEELTDYLEAGREPTDPSIEGSPGCQLALDALEQLRGLGGELIAADTAAMPEVDDSWVDRILSGIALDARAGRRIPFADPDPASDFGITEGAVRGLIRSAENSVPGILVGHSELEGDVTTPGARIRISIEVNAFYGESIPLAVERLREEVAERVQTHTDLTVTAIDVTVRDVQRVSRSTEDRS; encoded by the coding sequence ATGACCGACGAATACGAACACGAACACGAACACGACACTCCCGAGGTCCACGACACTCCCGAGGCCCAGGGTGCTCCCGAGGCCCAAGAGGTTCCCGAGGTCCACGACACTCCCGAGGACCAGGGCGTTCCCGAGGTTCCCGAGGCCCAGGGCACTCCCGACGTCGAAGTGCGCGAACTCGGACTGGAGCCGGGCGATCTCGACGGGCACACCCTCGAAGAGCTGACGGACTACCTCGAGGCCGGGCGCGAGCCCACCGACCCCTCCATCGAGGGATCCCCGGGGTGCCAGCTGGCTCTCGACGCTCTCGAGCAGCTCCGCGGACTCGGCGGCGAGCTCATCGCTGCCGACACCGCGGCGATGCCCGAGGTCGACGACAGCTGGGTGGACCGGATCCTCAGCGGCATCGCGCTCGACGCGCGTGCCGGACGCCGTATCCCGTTCGCCGATCCCGACCCTGCGTCCGACTTCGGGATCACCGAGGGCGCGGTCCGTGGCCTGATCAGATCGGCGGAGAACTCGGTCCCCGGCATCCTCGTCGGTCATTCCGAGCTGGAGGGCGACGTCACCACTCCCGGTGCGCGGATCCGGATCTCGATCGAGGTCAACGCGTTCTACGGCGAGTCGATCCCGCTGGCGGTCGAGCGGCTTCGCGAAGAGGTGGCAGAGCGGGTGCAGACCCACACGGATCTCACGGTGACCGCGATCGACGTCACGGTGCGTGACGTCCAGAGGGTGAGTCGTTCGACGGAGGACAGATCATGA
- a CDS encoding RNA polymerase sigma factor has translation MVGERFRSALEEADDRLVASRAMDGDVAAFAVLVRRYTPMMRAYTQRMLNASADVDDIVQEAFVTAWQRFSELDDPSKVKSWLMRIVSRKAVDRIRALRPTVDVDDVEQSAPAQTSPDRVAEARAGVAALGAALQELPAAQRECWVLREMGGYSYDEIATELDISVSTARGLLARARKSMIVRMEAWR, from the coding sequence ATGGTCGGGGAACGATTTCGATCTGCGCTGGAAGAAGCGGACGACCGGCTCGTCGCCAGCAGGGCGATGGACGGCGACGTCGCCGCGTTCGCAGTGCTCGTGCGCAGGTACACCCCGATGATGCGCGCATACACACAACGGATGCTGAACGCCTCGGCAGATGTCGACGACATCGTGCAGGAGGCGTTCGTGACCGCCTGGCAGCGTTTCTCGGAACTCGACGATCCGTCCAAGGTCAAGAGCTGGCTGATGCGCATCGTGAGCCGCAAGGCCGTCGACCGCATCCGCGCGCTGCGTCCCACGGTCGACGTCGATGATGTCGAGCAGTCCGCTCCCGCGCAGACCTCGCCCGACCGCGTCGCCGAGGCGCGAGCCGGGGTCGCGGCGTTGGGCGCGGCCCTGCAGGAGCTTCCGGCCGCGCAGCGCGAATGCTGGGTGCTGCGCGAGATGGGCGGCTACTCCTACGACGAGATCGCGACCGAGCTCGACATCTCGGTGTCGACGGCACGTGGCCTCCTCGCTCGAGCTCGTAAATCCATGATCGTGCGAATGGAGGCATGGCGATGA
- a CDS encoding Asp23/Gls24 family envelope stress response protein: MANVTNGTQAKAQAGTTTNEAASTGETIIENNVVAKIAGIAAREVNGVHALGGGAARAVGAIRDALNSTDLTQGVRVEVGETQVAVDITIVAEYPAALHTVADDVRAAVARAMSDYVGKQAVEINVTINDVHIPSDDEDDVPAEPDMRVL; encoded by the coding sequence ATGGCGAACGTCACGAACGGAACCCAGGCCAAGGCACAGGCCGGCACCACGACGAACGAGGCCGCGTCCACGGGCGAGACCATCATCGAGAACAACGTCGTCGCGAAGATCGCCGGAATCGCGGCGCGCGAGGTCAACGGTGTGCACGCCCTCGGCGGCGGAGCGGCACGTGCGGTCGGCGCCATCCGCGACGCTCTCAACTCCACCGACCTCACGCAGGGAGTCCGCGTCGAGGTGGGCGAGACCCAGGTCGCCGTGGACATCACCATCGTCGCCGAATACCCCGCAGCGCTGCACACCGTCGCTGACGACGTCCGGGCCGCGGTCGCCCGTGCGATGTCCGACTACGTCGGCAAGCAGGCCGTCGAGATCAACGTGACGATCAACGACGTGCACATCCCGTCGGACGACGAGGACGACGTCCCCGCCGAGCCCGACATGCGTGTGCTCTGA